The following proteins are co-located in the Carassius gibelio isolate Cgi1373 ecotype wild population from Czech Republic chromosome A9, carGib1.2-hapl.c, whole genome shotgun sequence genome:
- the cfap97d2 gene encoding sperm axonemal maintenance protein CFAP97D1, whose amino-acid sequence MQHQAYQPVLPCVNKYLQYRWDKNCYEMHRSKVKSAKPTINTTPPKTYNHLLVKLKKRQLEEERVSRIRRENHMLLDKMSHITHTGGGVDCRNDYIKKSLGSEKRQLELLHITKENRGLLQRLSTCGPRYSVQAWHEQWLHNLQLRETIGRYPRLHTAQGYSLPPISADRLGKVENKKTARNKHEGPADTRNERKECDEKTKSEHKVTSSEDEY is encoded by the exons ATGCAACATCAAGCTTACCAACCCGTTTTGCCCTGTGTTAATAAATATCTGCAATACAGATGGGACAAAAACTGCTATGAGATGCACAGGAGCAAG GTTAAATCCGCAAAGCCAACCATCAACACAACTCCACCGAAAACCTATAACCATCTTCTTGTCAAGCTGAAGAAAAGACAG CTTGAAGAAGAACGGGTTTCGAGAATCAGAAGGGAAAATCACATGCTCCTAGATAAAATGTCCCATATAACGCACACCGGCGGAGGAGTTGACTGTAGAAATGACTATATTAAAAAAag CCTTGGCTCAGAAAAAAGACAGCTGGAGCTGCTTCACATCACTAAAGAGAATCGGGGTCTCCTTCAGCGTTTGTCCACCTGCGGGCCCCGTTACAGCGTTCAGGCGTGGCACGAGCAGTGGCTCCATAACCTCCAGCTCAGGGAGACTATAGGGAGATATCCACGTCTGCACACAGCACAG GGATACTCCTTGCCACCAATTTCAGCAGACAGACTTGGGAAGGTAGAGAACAAGAAAACTGCTAGAAATAAGCATGAAGGGCCTGCTGACACGAGGAATGAGAGGAAGGAATGTGATGAAAAGACAAAATCTGAACACAAAGTTACTTCATCTGAAGATGAATACTAG